The following are encoded together in the Pseudostreptobacillus hongkongensis genome:
- a CDS encoding DNA-directed RNA polymerase subunit omega produces MKKEKISVDELLEVVPNKYELAILAGKVARKEFIDGVEKFKIIDKVFENILDGKVKIVESE; encoded by the coding sequence ATGAAAAAAGAAAAAATTTCAGTAGATGAATTATTAGAGGTAGTTCCTAATAAATATGAGCTTGCAATACTTGCAGGAAAAGTAGCTAGAAAAGAATTTATTGACGGTGTAGAAAAGTTTAAAATAATAGATAAAGTATTTGAAAATATATTAGATGGAAAAGTAAAAATAGTTGAATCTGAGTAG